In Betaproteobacteria bacterium, the genomic window TGACGGCGTTCATCGCAGCGTTGCGCAGCAGCGTGATGATGGGAATGAAAAACTGCGGCCGCACCACGTACATCTTCGGATGCCGGTGAAACACGTCGACGATGCCCGTGTTGTAGAGCTCGCTGTCGGGTTCCAGAAGGGAGACCAGCACCGCGTACTCGCAGCCCTTCTCCGTTCGGTCCTTGTCCAGCTCTTTAAAGAAGTCCTCATTGCGCTTCTTGGTGGCCGTCGCATCGCTCTCGTTCTTCATCTCGAACATGATCGACACGATTTCTGTGCCCGACTCATCAGCGTCGCGGAAGATGTAGTCACCCTTGCTGCCAGTGCTGGCGTCGTTGTCCTTCTCAAAGTAGGCGCGCGGGAAGGCGGTTGCGCGAATGCGATTGAACTCGGTCTCGCAGTGCTGCTCCAGCGTTTCGCCCACCATCTTGGTGGACAGACGCACCTTCATGTCGCGCAGGCGTTCAATGGTGTCGTCTCGGTCCTTGATCTGAACCTCGTAACGCTCTTTGAGTGACTGCTCGCCCAGATGCTTTTCCAGGCGAGCCTGAGCAAGACTGGCTTGCAGTTCGTCGCGCTGTTTCTCGACGGTGCCGAGTGCCTCGGTGATCGCTAGCTTCTGCGACAGTTCCACCTCAGCCAGCCGGGCTTTCAGTCCCTGGATTTCACTGTCTTTGCTGGCGGTGGTTTTCTGCAACTCGGCCATGCGTTGCGCCTCGGCCAGTTGTCGGACCGTCTGGGTCTCCTGCCGGGCTCTGTCCAGTTCGCTGGCCAGGGAATCTCTCTGCTTCTCGGCATCGTTGAGGGCCTGTGTCACGGCCAGCTGGCGGGCCACCTCCCCTGCCTCCAAGTGGGCCTTGAGCCGCTGGATTTCTGCTTCCCTCTCGGCACCCCGCTTCTGCAACTCCGCCGTCAGCTGGGCACGGGCGAGTTCCACTGCGCTCTGTTTGTCACGCTCGGCCAATTCCAGCCGTTCGTGTAGTTGATGCTCGAAATCGCTGTCGCGCACCTGTTTGAGGATGTGGGCATAGCCGGCCTCATCAATCTTGAAAGCCTTACCACAATGTGGGCAGATTATTTCGTTCATGGGTTTCACTCCCTGAGTCAATAGGGTAGCAAACACGCAGAATCCCGGGGCCACATGAGCTCCACCCGCAAATGCGGTAACCGCATACTTGAACG contains:
- a CDS encoding DUF2130 domain-containing protein, which gives rise to MNEIICPHCGKAFKIDEAGYAHILKQVRDSDFEHQLHERLELAERDKQSAVELARAQLTAELQKRGAEREAEIQRLKAHLEAGEVARQLAVTQALNDAEKQRDSLASELDRARQETQTVRQLAEAQRMAELQKTTASKDSEIQGLKARLAEVELSQKLAITEALGTVEKQRDELQASLAQARLEKHLGEQSLKERYEVQIKDRDDTIERLRDMKVRLSTKMVGETLEQHCETEFNRIRATAFPRAYFEKDNDASTGSKGDYIFRDADESGTEIVSIMFEMKNESDATATKKRNEDFFKELDKDRTEKGCEYAVLVSLLEPDSELYNTGIVDVFHRHPKMYVVRPQFFIPIITLLRNAAMNAVKYKTELALVKAQNIDITNFESQLETFKSAFARNYDLATGHFQKAIAEIDKSIDHLQKTKDALLGADRNLRLANDKAQDVTIKKLTKGNPTMAAKFAELKSHGLSTEE